From the genome of Zalophus californianus isolate mZalCal1 chromosome 6, mZalCal1.pri.v2, whole genome shotgun sequence, one region includes:
- the CCDC198 gene encoding uncharacterized protein CCDC198 isoform X3 translates to MGLSHSKAHPRVTKVAPLQNKEEGAPSASPMAFAFGQNLEGKSSYVFTRLQDQNTALERQPPPLRETGCGRHSAVPRAMYFDIPLEHGETSIIKSHPPRRLQKLEPIDLPQVITSEMLLSQQEARTTHKAKLELEKKMQTPGYTPGKRQYLHKMQMLEMNRNRQEKKSLHREARINKPKPRDRKAKKILQSIPRHDRGLPTLLPDETLNRRSPEVSRASRAFWPCLLHP, encoded by the exons ATGGGCCTGAGTCATTCTAAGGCTCACCCTCGGGTGACCAAAGTAGCACCCTTGCAAAACAAAGAGGAAGGGGCTCCCTCGGCCAGCCCCATGGCCTTTGCGTTCGGCCAGAATCTGGAAGGAAAGAGTTCCTATGTGTTCACAAGGCTGCAGGATCAGAATACAGCTTTGGAAAGGCAGCCACCTCCTCTCCGAGAGACGGGGTGTGGAAGACACTCGGCAG TGCCCAGGGCCATGTATTTTGACATCCCACTGGAACACGGAGAAACAAGTATTATTAAAAGTCATCCACCCCGAAGACTTCAA AAGCTTGAACCCATTGACCTGCCACAAGTAATTACTTCTGAAATGCTCCTGAGCCAGCAAGAAGCCAGAACAACTCACAAAGCAAAG CTGGAACTGGAAAAGAAGATGCAAACTCCAGGGTACACTCCCGGGAAAAGACAATATTTACATAAGATGCAAATGCTGGAAATGAACCGTAACAGACAAGAG AAGAAGAGTCTTCACAGGGAGGCAAGAATTAATAAGCCAAAACCGAGGGACCGTAAAGCCAAGAAAATCCTTCAAAGCATCCCAAGACATGACAGGGGTCTTCCAACCTTGTTGCCGGATGAAACCTTGAACAGAAGAAGTCCAG AGGTCTCCCGGGCTTCACGGGCATTCTGGCCATGCCTGCTCCATCCGTAG